A section of the Engystomops pustulosus chromosome 3, aEngPut4.maternal, whole genome shotgun sequence genome encodes:
- the CEP68 gene encoding centrosomal protein of 68 kDa — MDSCREDNFSSSASSYQNIYSPEPKSFGAEPTGAMSDVSDDLHHEAPKLRTILDSSCSTCDISMARSKYRPHTGPCRSLQPHCNDINCSEKYSSKFQTFTEQYWACAIPNSLPPRPDRTSPHWDPNKEYQDLLDYTYPLNPKYFITKDSEEDEADAFLHDSGVDLDSYNASCDSKFGSFTPTYGEERKSKAPRYLPADNRGLPCAFSTPLLKRTGYHGLQNPTGSSSATFCGDFSPCASKVDIAKGCRSSLSPAKYSLVDRLSAEDPSSGHHSSGQYLPTTSVLPLHKDLDIDEEYLSLPPTLKELETLATHLKDLSLTAGDNNQVSGAKSKSRIHDHDPKDRKRTSDSYNLDESRMTRFSSLRDMLDGKMSSEILETSGFSSGKDNSSLVQRIQRFCQHLDKLIGWLYSVADVTDNWAAPKPNVESIQLALSLYLKLKKDVAEQQVLANTVMKDGESLVRCLSVNSSVLKDTLTLISKQSGELERHAERLYASVLEAMDTITEESLARNGNLKQRVSLEMESS; from the exons ATGGATTCCTGTCGAGAGGACAACTTCTCATCCAGTGCCTCAAGTTATCAGAACATCTACAGCCCAGAACCTAAATCTTTTGGTGCCGAACCTACCGGGGCCATGTCTGATGTCAGTGATGATCTTCACCATGAAGCACCAAAATTGAGGACTATTTTAGACTCTTCGTGCTCTACATGTGATATATCTATGGCCCGATCTAAGTATAGGCCTCATACCGGGCCTTGTAGATCCTTACAACCTCATTGTAATGATATCAATTGCTCTGAGAAATATTCGAGTAAATTCCAGACGTTCACGGAGCAATACTGGGCCTGTGCAATCCCAAACTCTCTCCCCCCTCGCCCTGACCGGACCTCTCCGCACTGGGATCCTAATAAAGAGTACCAGGACCTTCTAGATTATACTTATCCTCTAAACCCCAAATATTTTATTACTAAGGATAGTGAGGAGGACGAGGCTGATGCTTTTTTACATGACTCGGGCGTTGACCTCGATAGTTACAACGCTTCTTGCGACAGTAAATTTGGCTCTTTTACCCCGACATATGGAGAAGAGCGGAAATCCAAGGCTCCTAGATACTTACCTGCAGATAATCGGGGGTTACCTTGCGCGTTTTCGACCCCACTACTTAAAAGAACTGGTTATCATGGTTTACAAAACCCAACGGGGTCTTCAAGTGCGACTTTTTGTGGAGACTTCTCGCCCTGTGCCAGTAAGGTTGATATTGCCAAGGGGTGTAGGTCTAGTCTTTCCCCGGCCAAATACAGTCTTGTAGATAGATTGTCTGCTGAAGATCCGTCCTCTGGACATCACAGTTCTGGACAATATCTACCTACAACCAGCGTCCTCCCACTCCATAAGGATTTGGACATTGATGAGGAATATCTTTCCTTGCCGCCGACTCTGAAGGAGCTGGAGACCCTGGCCACACACTTGAAGGACCTGTCTCTAACTGCGGGTGACAATAACCAAGTGTCTGGTGCCAAATCGAAAAGCAGAATCCACGATCATGACCCCAAAGACCGGAAACGTACATCTGACTCGTATAACCTGGACGAATCTCGGATGACGAGGTTTTCCTCTCTGAGGGATATGCTGGATGGGAAGATGTCCTCAGAGATCTTGGAGACTTCTGGATTTTCTTCAGGCAAAGATAATAGTTCTTTGGTCCAAAGAATCCAG AGGTTCTGTCAGCACCTGGACAAGCTCATCGGATGGTTATACAGTGTCGCAGACGTAACGGACAACTGGGCGGCTCCAAAGCCCAATGTGGAGAGCATCCAGCTAGCCCTCAGCCTGTACCTG AAACTAAAGAAAGATGTTGCGGAGCAGCAAGTCCTTGCCAACACCGTCATGAAGGACGGAGAGTCGCTGGTGAGATGTTTGTCCGTCAATTCCTCCG TTTtgaaggacacgctgacactaatCTCCAAGCAGTCCGGAGAGCTGGAGAGACATGCGGAGCGTCTGTACGCCTCTGTCCTTGAAGCTATGGATACCATCACTGAGGAGAGCTTGGCCAGGAACGGTAACCTAAAACAACGGGTTTCCCTGGAGATGGAGTCAAGTTAG